From one Candidatus Omnitrophota bacterium genomic stretch:
- the hflK gene encoding FtsH protease activity modulator HflK: MEWQNAPTPEEIIDVGRKKFLNYVKYIPWIILGFLAVIGLAGAIYSIGPDEVGVIQRFGKYIRLSSPGLHAKVPFGIEKVTPIKVEKIFKEEFGTGKESISFGVVLTGNKDETLMLTGDLNILDVRWIVQYKIKDPIKFLFVVRNPQNVIRDVSEVVMRRLVGDYSVDEVLTIKREEIDHLAQVETQKILDDYQTGVQVVTIKLLDVNPPDTVKPAFNEVNEAKQEKEKMINQAWEAYNKVVPKARGEAERTIREAEGYSLDKINRAKGEADRFLATLAEYKNAPEITQKRLYLETLNEVLPKVKNKYIIDPRQSSILPLMDIGKKGGE; encoded by the coding sequence ATGGAATGGCAAAATGCTCCTACCCCCGAGGAAATAATCGACGTGGGCAGGAAAAAATTTCTCAATTACGTTAAATATATACCCTGGATAATTCTCGGTTTTCTTGCCGTCATAGGCCTGGCGGGAGCCATATATTCGATAGGGCCGGATGAAGTAGGGGTAATTCAACGGTTTGGTAAGTACATCAGGTTGAGCTCTCCCGGATTGCACGCGAAGGTCCCGTTCGGCATAGAGAAAGTTACGCCGATCAAGGTAGAGAAAATTTTTAAAGAAGAATTCGGGACAGGAAAAGAAAGTATTTCCTTCGGGGTTGTTTTAACCGGAAACAAAGATGAGACTTTGATGCTTACGGGCGATCTTAATATACTTGATGTGCGCTGGATAGTGCAATACAAGATAAAAGATCCTATAAAATTCCTTTTTGTTGTACGCAATCCGCAAAATGTTATACGGGATGTTTCCGAAGTGGTTATGCGCCGCCTGGTGGGAGATTACAGCGTTGATGAAGTCCTGACGATCAAAAGAGAAGAAATAGACCACCTGGCTCAGGTCGAAACACAGAAGATATTAGATGATTACCAGACAGGGGTCCAGGTTGTAACAATCAAGCTGTTGGATGTTAATCCTCCGGATACCGTAAAGCCTGCCTTTAACGAAGTAAATGAGGCGAAACAGGAGAAAGAGAAGATGATCAACCAGGCCTGGGAGGCGTATAATAAGGTGGTCCCCAAAGCCAGGGGCGAAGCGGAGCGCACGATCCGTGAAGCGGAAGGATATTCTCTTGATAAAATAAACAGGGCTAAGGGCGAGGCGGATAGATTTTTAGCTACTCTGGCCGAATATAAAAATGCGCCGGAGATAACCCAAAAGAGACTGTATCTTGAAACACTAAATGAAGTTTTGCCTAAAGTAAAAAATAAGTATATTATCGATCCGCGGCAATCTTCCATACTGCCGTTAATGGACATAGGCAAGAAGGGAGGCGAGTAA
- the hflC gene encoding protease modulator HflC, with the protein MKRTAIGIVLGLSTTIIIFVALALASGALYIVDETKQVVITQFGKPVGDPITSAGLYFKLPFIQDAHYFEKRLLEWDGDPNQIPTKDKKYIWVDTMARWKIVDALKFLQSVGNELSANSRLDDIINSATRDAVTNHLLVEAVRDSNRILETKELGEDAIVSEEAMEHIEVGRQHLTRLILDKAKVLAPQYGIEIQDVRIKRVNYVEEVRNKVYDRMIAERKRAAEKYRSEGQGKSAEIEGQTGKELKLITSEAYRQAQSLVGKADAEAINIYAQAYSQNPEFYSFLKTTETYKNTIDAGSTIILTTDSDYYRYLKGLK; encoded by the coding sequence ATGAAACGCACAGCGATAGGTATAGTTTTAGGGCTTAGCACAACAATAATTATTTTTGTAGCCCTCGCGCTTGCGAGCGGCGCGTTATACATAGTGGACGAGACAAAGCAGGTGGTGATTACCCAGTTCGGTAAGCCTGTAGGCGATCCCATAACATCCGCGGGATTATATTTCAAACTACCGTTTATCCAGGATGCTCATTATTTTGAAAAGAGGCTCCTGGAATGGGATGGAGATCCCAACCAGATACCCACAAAAGACAAAAAATATATCTGGGTAGATACTATGGCGCGGTGGAAGATAGTGGATGCCCTTAAGTTCCTGCAGTCCGTAGGCAACGAATTAAGCGCCAATAGCCGTTTGGACGATATCATTAATTCAGCCACGCGCGATGCCGTTACGAACCATTTATTAGTCGAGGCGGTCAGGGATTCAAACCGCATATTAGAAACAAAGGAGCTCGGAGAAGACGCCATTGTCAGCGAAGAGGCGATGGAACATATTGAAGTAGGAAGGCAGCATTTGACGCGCTTGATACTGGATAAAGCAAAGGTGCTCGCCCCTCAATACGGCATCGAGATCCAGGATGTGCGCATAAAGCGGGTAAATTATGTGGAAGAAGTGCGTAATAAAGTATATGACAGGATGATCGCCGAGCGAAAGCGCGCGGCCGAGAAATATCGGTCGGAGGGTCAGGGGAAATCCGCCGAGATCGAGGGGCAGACGGGAAAAGAGTTAAAGCTGATCACCTCGGAAGCCTACAGGCAGGCTCAATCTCTTGTGGGAAAGGCAGATGCCGAGGCGATCAATATATACGCACAGGCGTATTCGCAGAATCCGGAGTTTTATTCTTTCCTTAAAACTACAGAGACTTACAAAAACACTATTGACGCCGGTTCTACCATAATCCTGACCACAGATAGTGATTATTACAGGTATTTGAAAGGTCTTAAATAG
- a CDS encoding glycosyltransferase family 4 protein, producing the protein MANGIKKIAFIGNYLPRHCGIATFTTDLCETFAAQNPSIQVFAIPVTDIEEGYDYPERVRFEIKEQDIDSYKAAADFLNLNDIDVVCLQHEFGIFGGDAGSYILALLRQLKMPVITTLHTVLKNPSARQRRVMDELLGLSDYAVVMTQKAVDIFQAVNKPHESKVRLVPHGIPDVSFIDPNFYKDQYGVEGKTTLLTFGLLAPHKGIEVVLRALPKVIKEYPNAVYIVVGATHPNLLRHEGETYRIFLQRLCDELKISKNVIFHNRFVSPEELEELLVLADIYITPYLQESQIVSGTLAYSFGVGNAVISTPYWHAAELLSDGRGILVPFNDPEAIEQAIIRLIGNENERNMMRKNAYLLGRDMIWSNAASKYMSIFEESRTKHPSAMTKKKKMYSLEQQVPVLPDIKLDHLVRMTDSIGIFQHATFNVPNFSEGYCTDDNARALILAVLLENLGTMNPVKINDLASRYLGFIRYAWDPCAGRFRNFLTFQRNWKEEMPSEDCHGRALWAIGTCIGQSKNEGFAQMPVEFFEKALTSSASFTSPRAWAFILLGIHEYLQRFHGDRLARNYMQTLAARLHDLYKANSDAGWLWFEASLTYCDAKLPHALLLSGHDLANEEMFKSGIEALNWLTKIQASPRGHFQPVGSDGEYRRGGVKPAFDQQPIEAYATVSACLEAYRITKDKIWYNKALNAFQWFLGSNDLGISLYDPVAGGCCDGLHINRVNCNQGAESTLSFLLSLTEMTQMENILESLKEPLEE; encoded by the coding sequence ATGGCCAACGGTATTAAAAAAATAGCGTTTATAGGTAATTATCTTCCCAGGCATTGCGGTATAGCGACATTTACCACGGACCTATGCGAGACGTTTGCGGCTCAAAACCCGTCTATCCAGGTATTCGCGATACCTGTCACAGATATAGAAGAGGGTTACGATTATCCTGAACGGGTACGTTTCGAGATCAAGGAACAGGACATAGACTCATACAAAGCAGCCGCGGATTTTCTCAACCTTAATGATATCGACGTTGTCTGCCTTCAGCACGAATTCGGTATTTTTGGAGGCGACGCAGGCAGTTATATATTGGCGTTATTGCGCCAGCTGAAGATGCCGGTCATAACGACCCTTCATACGGTGCTGAAAAACCCTTCGGCGCGCCAAAGGCGCGTTATGGATGAATTGCTTGGCCTGTCCGATTACGCGGTCGTAATGACGCAAAAAGCCGTCGATATCTTTCAGGCGGTAAATAAGCCGCATGAATCTAAGGTACGGCTGGTCCCGCACGGGATACCCGACGTTTCTTTTATCGACCCCAATTTCTACAAAGACCAGTATGGAGTCGAAGGCAAGACCACGCTCCTGACGTTCGGGCTCCTGGCTCCGCACAAAGGTATAGAGGTTGTTTTACGCGCGCTGCCTAAAGTCATAAAAGAATATCCGAATGCGGTATATATAGTCGTCGGCGCTACGCACCCCAATCTGTTAAGGCATGAAGGTGAAACCTACAGGATCTTCCTGCAGCGCCTTTGTGATGAGCTTAAGATCTCGAAGAATGTTATTTTCCATAACCGTTTTGTATCTCCCGAAGAGCTGGAAGAGCTGTTAGTGCTCGCCGATATTTACATTACCCCGTACCTTCAGGAATCGCAGATAGTCTCCGGGACGCTTGCCTATTCGTTCGGAGTGGGGAACGCGGTCATCTCGACTCCATACTGGCATGCCGCCGAACTGCTCAGCGACGGCAGGGGTATCCTCGTGCCGTTTAATGATCCGGAAGCGATAGAGCAGGCGATCATAAGGCTTATCGGTAATGAAAACGAACGCAACATGATGCGTAAGAATGCTTATCTTTTAGGCCGCGATATGATATGGAGCAACGCGGCGTCAAAATATATGTCGATCTTCGAAGAATCCAGGACGAAACATCCTTCCGCGATGACAAAGAAGAAAAAGATGTATTCTCTTGAACAGCAGGTTCCCGTATTGCCGGACATTAAACTGGACCATCTTGTGAGGATGACCGATTCCATCGGGATCTTCCAGCATGCCACGTTCAATGTCCCTAACTTTTCCGAAGGTTATTGCACAGACGACAATGCGCGGGCGCTTATTCTCGCTGTGCTGCTTGAGAATCTTGGCACCATGAATCCGGTCAAGATCAATGATCTCGCGAGCCGCTATCTTGGATTTATCAGGTATGCCTGGGATCCTTGCGCCGGCCGGTTCAGGAATTTTCTGACGTTCCAGCGAAATTGGAAAGAAGAGATGCCCAGCGAAGATTGCCATGGCAGGGCGCTGTGGGCTATCGGCACCTGCATCGGGCAATCCAAAAACGAAGGATTTGCGCAGATGCCGGTTGAATTTTTTGAAAAAGCCCTTACCTCTTCGGCGTCATTTACTTCGCCGCGCGCATGGGCTTTTATATTGCTCGGGATACATGAATATCTGCAGCGCTTTCACGGAGACAGGCTTGCCCGTAATTATATGCAGACACTCGCCGCGCGGCTTCACGACCTTTACAAAGCAAACAGTGACGCGGGCTGGCTTTGGTTTGAAGCGTCTCTGACATATTGCGACGCCAAATTGCCGCATGCCCTTTTGTTAAGCGGGCATGATCTCGCTAACGAAGAGATGTTCAAGTCCGGTATAGAGGCTTTAAACTGGCTAACGAAGATACAGGCTTCGCCCCGCGGCCATTTTCAGCCGGTAGGCTCCGACGGCGAATACCGGCGCGGCGGTGTTAAACCCGCTTTTGACCAGCAGCCGATAGAAGCCTATGCCACCGTTTCAGCATGCCTCGAAGCTTATCGTATTACAAAAGATAAGATATGGTATAATAAGGCGTTAAACGCTTTTCAGTGGTTTCTTGGAAGCAATGATCTCGGTATTTCCTTATATGACCCGGTGGCGGGCGGATGCTGTGACGGGCTTCACATCAACAGGGTGAATTGTAACCAGGGCGCCGAATCTACTCTTTCATTTCTTCTGTCCCTGACCGAAATGACACAGATGGAAAACATTCTCGAAAGCCTTAAGGAACCCCTGGAAGAATGA
- a CDS encoding glycoside hydrolase family 130 protein — translation MIKDSGIVISPDNRRVILRPYIPADQSRVPRIVERVMALSESDAEKELKSVTRNFSGRHRNFNTMLERQFEVVRAYMPSGFLPSKARKLLIAAYFIGERSYESTALFNPSIVEHPDQSGVSRGSLRVIITLRATGEGHISALAFRSGVVGQKGSISIDEDSDFACTAQPKPNALYDKICFNGKLYEMGLENDCSKYITAPLGLEFTLAELQDKVDAYIAGHNPVTPTDRLTCEKVLWLARCNYEAAFDPLFTLSERVLFPFSPSEQNGMEDARFVLFKGDDGSIKYYATYTAYDGRVILPQIMETKDFIHFKMITLNGTAALNKGMALFPRKINGRYAMISRNDNERIFLMYSDNIHFWHEAAAIMEPSYPWEFVQIGNCGSPIETERGWLLLTHGVGPLRQYSIGAALLDRDDPSRVLGRLREPLIHWKNKSRSGYVPNVVYSCGAIVHSDMLIIPYALSDQQTTIALISLGEILDRLS, via the coding sequence ATGATAAAAGACAGCGGGATAGTCATTTCACCTGACAACAGGCGCGTTATCTTAAGGCCGTATATTCCCGCCGACCAATCGCGTGTCCCGAGGATAGTCGAACGCGTTATGGCCCTGAGCGAATCCGACGCAGAAAAAGAATTAAAGAGTGTCACGCGAAATTTTTCAGGCCGGCACCGTAATTTTAATACAATGCTCGAGCGCCAATTTGAGGTCGTCCGCGCATACATGCCTTCCGGTTTTTTGCCTTCCAAAGCGCGCAAGCTTCTTATAGCGGCGTACTTTATCGGTGAGCGTTCATATGAATCAACCGCTTTATTCAATCCTTCTATCGTCGAGCATCCAGACCAGTCCGGCGTTTCCCGCGGTTCGTTACGAGTAATTATAACTTTGCGCGCGACAGGCGAAGGGCATATATCCGCGCTGGCATTCCGCTCAGGGGTCGTAGGCCAAAAGGGGTCTATATCGATCGATGAGGATTCCGATTTTGCCTGCACCGCCCAACCGAAACCGAACGCCCTTTACGACAAGATATGTTTCAACGGAAAACTTTATGAAATGGGACTGGAGAACGATTGCTCAAAATATATTACGGCCCCGTTAGGGCTTGAGTTTACCCTGGCCGAGCTGCAGGATAAGGTAGATGCCTATATCGCCGGGCATAATCCGGTAACTCCTACAGACAGGCTTACCTGTGAAAAAGTCCTATGGCTCGCGCGGTGTAATTACGAAGCCGCCTTCGATCCGTTATTTACGCTTTCAGAGCGCGTCCTATTCCCGTTCTCGCCCAGCGAACAAAACGGTATGGAGGACGCGCGTTTCGTTTTGTTCAAGGGCGATGACGGAAGCATAAAATACTACGCCACCTATACGGCGTATGACGGGAGGGTCATCCTTCCGCAGATCATGGAGACAAAAGATTTTATTCATTTTAAGATGATTACCCTGAACGGCACCGCGGCCCTTAACAAAGGGATGGCTTTATTTCCCCGCAAGATAAACGGCCGTTACGCGATGATCTCCAGGAACGATAATGAGAGGATCTTCCTCATGTATTCCGACAATATCCATTTCTGGCATGAAGCCGCCGCGATCATGGAGCCTTCGTACCCCTGGGAGTTCGTGCAAATCGGGAATTGCGGTTCTCCCATAGAGACTGAACGCGGATGGCTTCTTTTAACTCATGGCGTCGGCCCGCTGCGTCAATATTCTATCGGCGCGGCCCTGCTTGACCGCGATGATCCCTCGCGCGTACTCGGCCGATTGAGAGAACCGCTTATTCATTGGAAAAATAAAAGCCGTTCCGGGTATGTTCCGAACGTCGTCTATTCATGCGGCGCCATAGTCCACAGCGATATGCTTATTATCCCTTACGCGTTATCCGATCAACAAACGACTATCGCGTTGATATCGCTCGGCGAGATTTTAGACAGATTATCTTAG
- the pflB gene encoding formate C-acetyltransferase, with protein MFIRGRWDKTIDIMDFIIRNYMPYDGDESFLCGPTPRTKKLWQKCLRLFEKEHKNGGVYDIDVSTVSTITSHKPGYIDKKLEIIKGLQTDRPLKRAIKPLGGIRIVEKACEDYGYKLDNKVKEIYLKYRKTHNDSVFDSYTADILKARGTGLITGLPDNYSRGRIIGDYRRVALYGIEKLIKVKKHDKESFEDYSSQEAIQLREEIADQIGALEDIVELGKSYGCDLNRPAENAAEAIQWVYLAYLAAIKEQDGAAMSLGSVSNFFDVYIERDINRGLLTEEKAQELIDDFVIKLRMVRHLRPKSYDEIFAGDPVWITESIAGVGIDGRHKVTKTSYRFLQTLYNLGPAPEPNLTVLWSSRLPDNFKRFCARVSITTSSIQYENDDLMRLIGGDDYSISCCVSLLKNGSEMQYFGARCNLAKVLLYALNEGADEITGEKVVPGIAPMSSVILDHDEVKQRYMQVLRWTIRTYVQALNIIHSSHDRYYYERSQMALLNTELTRYMAFGIAGLSVVADSLSAIRYARVRSVRNNKGLTTDFKITGDFYAFGNDDDRVDGRAVDLVNTFLAEIKKYKFYRDSLPAVSVLTITSNVMYGKKTGATPDGRKKGEPFAPGANPMHGRDKSGVIASLNSVAGIPYSECRDGISNTFTTVPDTLGKTQDERVSNLAALLEGYFIKGAHHLNINVIDKKTLKDAMRHPHKYPQLTIRVSGYAVHFNKLLPEQQREVLARTFHETM; from the coding sequence ATGTTTATACGAGGACGATGGGATAAGACGATCGACATAATGGATTTTATCATAAGGAATTATATGCCGTATGACGGCGATGAATCATTTCTGTGCGGCCCTACCCCAAGGACCAAAAAGCTATGGCAGAAGTGTCTTAGGCTTTTCGAAAAAGAGCATAAGAACGGCGGCGTCTATGACATCGACGTATCGACCGTATCGACGATAACAAGCCATAAGCCCGGTTATATAGATAAGAAGCTGGAGATCATTAAAGGGCTGCAGACCGACAGGCCGCTCAAGAGGGCGATAAAACCGCTGGGCGGGATACGCATAGTTGAGAAAGCATGCGAGGACTATGGGTATAAGCTGGATAACAAGGTAAAAGAGATATATTTAAAATACCGGAAGACGCATAATGACAGCGTTTTCGATTCCTATACCGCCGATATATTAAAGGCCCGCGGCACCGGGCTTATTACAGGGCTGCCGGATAATTATTCGAGAGGGAGGATAATAGGCGATTACAGGAGAGTAGCGTTGTATGGTATAGAGAAGCTTATAAAAGTGAAAAAACACGATAAAGAGTCATTCGAGGACTATTCTTCCCAGGAGGCGATACAATTAAGGGAAGAGATAGCGGACCAGATAGGCGCTTTAGAAGATATCGTGGAGTTAGGCAAGTCTTACGGCTGCGACCTGAATAGGCCGGCAGAGAACGCGGCAGAGGCTATCCAATGGGTATATCTCGCGTATCTTGCCGCCATAAAGGAGCAGGACGGGGCCGCCATGAGCTTAGGCAGCGTGAGTAATTTTTTTGACGTATATATTGAGAGAGATATTAACCGGGGGTTGCTGACCGAAGAGAAGGCGCAGGAATTGATAGATGATTTTGTGATAAAGCTGCGCATGGTGCGCCACCTTAGGCCGAAGTCATACGATGAGATATTCGCCGGGGACCCGGTATGGATAACGGAGAGTATCGCCGGGGTAGGCATAGACGGAAGGCATAAGGTCACAAAGACGTCTTACAGGTTCCTGCAGACTTTATACAATTTAGGGCCCGCGCCCGAGCCTAATCTTACTGTCCTGTGGTCTTCCAGGCTTCCCGATAATTTTAAGAGGTTCTGCGCCAGGGTATCTATCACCACGAGCTCTATCCAGTATGAGAATGATGATCTGATGCGATTGATAGGAGGAGACGATTACAGCATCTCATGCTGCGTATCCCTGTTAAAGAACGGGAGCGAGATGCAATATTTCGGAGCGCGGTGCAATCTCGCTAAAGTATTACTATACGCGTTAAACGAAGGCGCCGACGAGATCACCGGAGAAAAAGTTGTCCCGGGGATAGCGCCGATGAGCTCCGTTATATTGGACCACGATGAGGTAAAACAGCGATACATGCAGGTGCTGCGCTGGACGATCAGGACATATGTCCAGGCCCTCAATATCATCCATTCTTCGCATGACAGGTATTATTATGAAAGATCGCAGATGGCGCTCTTAAATACGGAGCTGACGCGTTATATGGCATTCGGTATCGCGGGCCTGTCGGTCGTAGCCGACTCGCTAAGCGCTATCCGCTATGCCAGAGTCAGGTCTGTTCGTAACAATAAAGGCCTTACGACAGATTTTAAGATAACCGGAGATTTTTATGCTTTCGGGAACGATGATGACAGGGTGGACGGCCGGGCCGTCGACCTGGTGAATACATTTCTTGCGGAGATAAAAAAATATAAGTTTTACAGGGATTCTCTCCCGGCGGTCTCTGTTCTCACCATCACTTCGAATGTTATGTATGGCAAGAAGACGGGGGCCACCCCGGACGGGAGAAAGAAAGGCGAACCTTTCGCTCCCGGGGCAAACCCTATGCACGGCAGGGATAAAAGCGGGGTAATAGCGTCTTTGAATTCCGTCGCCGGTATCCCTTATTCCGAATGCAGGGACGGTATATCAAATACATTTACCACCGTGCCGGATACGTTAGGAAAGACTCAGGATGAGCGGGTATCCAATCTCGCGGCCTTGCTCGAAGGTTATTTTATCAAAGGAGCCCATCATCTGAATATCAACGTGATCGACAAGAAGACGCTCAAAGACGCGATGCGCCACCCGCATAAATATCCGCAGCTCACTATCCGCGTGTCGGGATACGCGGTCCATTTTAACAAATTGTTGCCCGAACAGCAGAGAGAGGTATTGGCAAGGACGTTCCATGAAACAATGTAG
- the pflA gene encoding pyruvate formate-lyase-activating protein: MKQCSKKSRVGRIHSIESFATQDGPGIRFLLFMQGCVAGCLYCQNPDTWNLKGGFDMSAEEALKKVKRCMPYIKASNGGITVSGGEPLLQMEFLVELFRLCRMNNIHTAVDTSAFYYKRNSKLLRKLISLTDLFIVDIKAAREKLHKKITSRPLGEVLDLLKILESEKKACWIRYVLVPKLNDSKKDMQALKKILAGLSFCEKFEFLPYHTLGKHKWEYMKLKYPLGNTPPATARDIKKALAFIK, encoded by the coding sequence ATGAAACAATGTAGCAAAAAATCCCGCGTCGGGCGGATCCATTCGATAGAGAGTTTCGCGACGCAGGACGGTCCCGGGATACGGTTTCTTCTGTTCATGCAGGGGTGCGTCGCCGGCTGTTTATATTGCCAGAATCCTGATACATGGAATTTGAAGGGCGGTTTCGATATGAGCGCGGAGGAGGCGCTCAAAAAAGTAAAACGCTGCATGCCGTATATAAAAGCGTCCAACGGAGGCATTACGGTTTCGGGCGGCGAGCCGCTTCTTCAGATGGAGTTTCTCGTTGAGCTGTTCAGGCTATGCAGAATGAATAATATACATACCGCGGTGGATACGAGCGCTTTTTATTATAAACGTAACAGTAAACTATTGCGGAAGCTCATTTCGCTGACAGATCTTTTTATCGTGGATATAAAGGCCGCGCGGGAGAAATTGCATAAAAAGATAACGTCCAGGCCGTTAGGCGAGGTGCTCGATCTTTTAAAGATCCTGGAATCGGAGAAGAAGGCTTGTTGGATCAGGTATGTCCTTGTTCCCAAATTGAACGATTCGAAAAAAGATATGCAGGCGTTAAAGAAGATCCTCGCCGGCCTAAGCTTTTGTGAAAAATTCGAGTTTCTTCCTTATCACACCCTGGGCAAGCATAAATGGGAATACATGAAGCTCAAATATCCGCTTGGCAATACTCCGCCGGCAACGGCGCGAGACATAAAAAAGGCTTTAGCTTTTATTAAATGA
- a CDS encoding formate--tetrahydrofolate ligase encodes MKSDIEIAREVKLKPITEIAKKLGIQEDELELHGKYKAKVELSILKRIKGNPDGKYIDVTAITPTPLGEGKTVTTIGLSMGLARLGKKVSTCIRQPSLGPVFGIKGGAAGGGYSQVVPMEDFNLHLTGDVHAVGLAHNLCAAFLDNSLFRGNKLNIDPSAILWRRVVDVSDRSLRNITIGQGSKEDGVPRQTGFDITVASEVMAILALACDLKDLRQRIGRIVVAFTYDGKPVTTEDLKVAGAMAVLLKDAIKPTLMQTSENTPCFVHTGPFANIAHGNNSIIADRMALKLSEYVVTESGFGADCGAEKAFNIKCRIGALVPSAVVIVCSVRALKMHSGRFKVAAGKPLSEDLLRENIEAIEEGAVNLEKHIENIRLFGLPAVVAINRFTTDTDKEIEAVRKKALAAGADDAVVSDVWARGGQGGIDLARAVVKAADKPSHFKFLYSLDDSIEQKIERIAKSVYGAAHVEYSPEAVKKITLYTKLGYDKLPICMAKTHLSLSHDPELKGKPAGFTVPIRDIRVAAGAGFLYPLCGQMRTMPGLPSDPAGAHIDLDEDGNVVGLF; translated from the coding sequence ATGAAAAGTGATATAGAGATCGCCCGAGAGGTGAAATTAAAACCTATTACGGAGATCGCAAAAAAATTAGGCATTCAAGAAGATGAACTGGAACTTCACGGTAAATACAAGGCAAAGGTGGAGCTCTCTATTTTGAAGCGGATAAAGGGCAATCCTGACGGCAAATATATAGATGTTACCGCTATAACACCTACGCCGCTTGGCGAGGGTAAGACTGTCACTACGATCGGTTTGTCAATGGGATTGGCCAGGTTAGGGAAGAAGGTCTCTACCTGTATACGGCAGCCGTCGCTTGGGCCTGTCTTCGGCATAAAGGGAGGCGCCGCGGGCGGCGGGTATTCTCAGGTCGTGCCGATGGAGGATTTCAACCTGCATTTGACCGGTGATGTGCATGCGGTCGGCCTGGCGCATAATCTTTGCGCGGCATTCCTCGATAATTCTCTTTTCCGTGGTAACAAATTAAACATAGACCCTTCGGCGATACTCTGGCGGAGGGTCGTGGACGTCAGCGACAGGTCTTTGCGTAACATTACGATAGGCCAGGGGTCTAAGGAAGACGGTGTCCCGCGCCAAACCGGTTTTGATATTACCGTCGCGTCGGAGGTCATGGCGATCCTGGCTCTGGCCTGCGATCTTAAAGATCTGCGGCAGCGTATAGGCAGGATAGTAGTCGCCTTTACCTATGACGGGAAGCCGGTTACTACCGAGGATCTGAAAGTGGCGGGGGCGATGGCTGTGCTTTTAAAAGACGCTATCAAGCCTACGTTGATGCAGACGAGCGAAAATACTCCGTGTTTTGTGCACACGGGGCCGTTTGCTAACATTGCCCACGGGAATAACTCTATCATCGCCGACAGGATGGCGCTCAAACTGAGCGAGTATGTGGTTACGGAAAGCGGTTTTGGAGCCGATTGCGGCGCGGAGAAGGCTTTTAATATTAAATGCCGCATCGGCGCTCTGGTGCCCAGCGCGGTGGTAATCGTCTGTTCTGTCCGCGCGCTGAAGATGCATAGCGGGCGCTTTAAAGTGGCGGCAGGAAAGCCTTTGAGCGAAGATCTGTTAAGGGAAAATATCGAGGCGATCGAGGAGGGCGCGGTAAACCTGGAGAAGCATATTGAAAATATACGGCTATTCGGCCTGCCTGCGGTAGTGGCGATAAATAGATTCACTACCGATACGGATAAAGAGATAGAAGCGGTGAGGAAGAAGGCCTTAGCCGCCGGAGCCGATGACGCTGTAGTAAGCGACGTGTGGGCAAGGGGCGGCCAGGGCGGGATAGATCTGGCCCGGGCGGTAGTAAAGGCCGCCGACAAGCCTTCTCATTTTAAGTTCCTGTATTCGCTAGATGATTCTATCGAACAAAAGATCGAAAGGATAGCGAAGAGTGTTTACGGCGCGGCGCATGTCGAATATTCTCCTGAGGCAGTGAAGAAGATAACGCTTTATACTAAACTGGGTTATGACAAACTCCCCATTTGCATGGCAAAGACGCATCTATCTCTTTCTCATGATCCTGAATTAAAGGGCAAACCCGCGGGGTTTACCGTTCCTATCCGCGATATAAGGGTGGCGGCGGGCGCCGGTTTCCTGTATCCTTTGTGCGGCCAGATGCGCACTATGCCGGGGCTGCCATCGGATCCTGCGGGGGCGCATATAGACCTGGATGAGGACGGTAATGTGGTCGGGTTATTTTAA